From the Daucus carota subsp. sativus chromosome 8, DH1 v3.0, whole genome shotgun sequence genome, one window contains:
- the LOC108198035 gene encoding uncharacterized protein LOC108198035, protein MVTDNGTQFNNAEFKSYCEDYSIELRFTSVAHPQANGQAEVANRIILDGLKKRVEKAQGSWAEELLPILWEYRTTCKVSTGTTPFQLAYGAEAVVPLEITHTSSRVQQYEPKTNEERMRIALDMIDEIRDGAHAKIVENQKRASYYYNLRVKERYFREGDLVLRKVEASGVGPKGKMAPNWEAPYQIKTFTGHGSYKLQTLEGIEVPRSWHATNLKIYYV, encoded by the coding sequence ATGGTGACAGACAATGGGACCCAGTTCAACAATGCTGAGTTTAAGAGTTATTGTGAGGATTACTCGATTGAACTACGCTTTACCTCGGTTGCTCATCCTCAAGCTAAcggacaagctgaggtggctaacaggataatccttgatggaCTGAAAAAGAGAGTTGAGAAGGCCCAAGGGTCATGGGCCGAGGAGCTGCTCCCAATACTTTGGGAATATCGGACGACTTGTAAAGTCTCTACCGGAACAACCCCATTCCAGTTGGCTTATGGAGCTGAGGCAGTTGTACCCCTAGAAATCACACATACTTCCTCgagggtccagcagtatgagccaaAAACCAATGAGGAACGCATGAGAATTGCACTCgatatgattgatgaaatcCGCGATGGGgctcatgctaagattgtggaaaaccaaAAGCGAGCTTCCTACTATTACAACCTACGAGTTAAAGAACGATACTTTCGAGAAGGAGATCTAGTACTTAGAAAGGTTGAGGCCTCTGGAGTAGGCCCCAAgggcaagatggctccaaacTGGGAAGCCCCCTATCAAATTAAGACTTTTACgggccatggctcatacaagctTCAGACCCTTGAAGGAATTGAAGTCCCAAGAAGTTGGCACGCGACCAACCTGAAGATATATTATGTTTGA